AGCTTGCCTAATAAATGTTCAATACCGCTCGCTGCGGGTTGATGGTTGTCCCGCAGGATTCATTTTTCCCGTGCCTGAAAAGATGGCCGGAGTTTTGCAAAGTGATTTAGCAAAGCTCAATTCGATGTTGAACCAATCCCATGCAGCTCAATGCTGTCCTGCAGGAAAAATCCCCTTCTCAACGATGTGACGGGCCGGTTTAAAAAATACCTGGATCCGAAAAAAATATGCCGCTTGGGCTCCCGAGAGCTTCAGCCAGACGAATTCAGGAATAAGCGTTTATCGGAAAGGACTCTGCTGTGTCTGCAAAACCGAAAATCAAAGATCTGCTTGACGAAAGCGCCTGCGAGCATAACAAAACCAAAAAAGCGACCTGCAATACGCCGACACCGGGTGCAACAACCGGTGGCTGTGCCATTGACGGTGCCCAGATCGCGTTGTTTCCGTTTGCGGATGCGGCACACCTGGTGCACGGGCCGATGACCTGCCTGGGAGGGAGCTGGGAAACGCGCCTGACCGGGACCAGTTGGACGGGGCGAGATCTGACCCAAATGGGCTTTACCACGGACATCAATATCAATGATGTCGTTTTCAGCGGGGAAGAACGGCTGGCTGAAGCGATTGCTTACATCGTCAGCAATTATTCACCCCAAGCCGTTTTTGTGTATTCAACCTGTGTCACCGCCCTGATCGGGGACGACCTCGACCTTGTCTGCAAGCAGGCTTCTGCACAACATGGCATCCCCTGTGTCCCGGTTCACGCTCCCGGGTTTGTCGGCGGCAAGAACCTGGGCAGCCGGTTGGCCGGGGAGGCGGTTCTGCGACATCTGGTCGGAACTCTGGAGCCCGAAGAAACCACGCCCTTCGATATCAACCTGATCGGTGATCACAATGTCACCGGCGATATGTGGCAGTACAAACCCCTCTTGGATGAATTGGGGATTCGCGTCCTCTCGACCCTGAGCGGGGATGGTCGAATCAGCCAGATCCGCACCGCCCACCGTGCCCGGCTGAATGTGATTGTCTGCGCCAAAGCCCTGGTTTCCCTGACTCGCAAGATGCATGAACAGTATGGTATCCCCTGGATCTCCTGCTCCTTTTACGGCAAGCGCGATACCTCCAATGGCATTATGGCCATTGCTGAAGCCCTGGGCGATGCCGCGCTGATCGAACGGACACGTCAGCTCATCGCTCGTGAGGAAGCCCGTCTGGAAGAGCGGCTGGTCCCTTACCGCCAGGTGTTTGCCGGCAAGAAGGCGGTGCTGAATACCGGCGGGAACAAGGCCTGGTCCATCGCTTCGGCGTTGCAGGACCTGGGGATTGAGGTGGTGGCGACTTCGGTCCGTAAATCGACCGAGGACGATAAGGTCAAAGCGCGGGAATATCTGGGAGAAAAGGGCGTGCTGATGACGACCCCGGCGACCCAGCAGGCCAAGATTATCGACGAAACAGGAGCCGATCTGCTCCTCGCCGGAGGGCGCTCCCTGTATACCGCCATCAAAAAGCGCATCGCCTTTACCGATGTCAATCAGGAGAAAAAGAAAAGCTACGGCGCTTACAACGGTCTGCTGACTCTGGCGGAAGATCTTAAAAACTCGCTGCAGAACCCGGTGTTCGCACTGGTGGGAAGGAAAGCCCCATGGGAGAAGTAATTCGCAAATCGGTCAAGCCGCTGCAAGTCAATCCGCACAAACTGTCTCAGCCGATGGGCGCGACCCTGGCCTTCCTCGGGGTTGACTGCTGCATGCCGCTGATGCATGGGGGGCAGGGCTGCGCAAGTTTTACCAAGGTCTACTTTACCCGCCATTTCAGTGAGCCGATCGCTCTGCAGACCACTGCCGTCACGGATGTGACCGCCATTCTTGATGGTGGCGATTACAGTATTGTCGAGTCGATAAAGAACATCCACAGCAAAGTTAGCCCCAAACTGATCGGGCTCCACACCACCGGCCTGCCGGAAACCAAGGGGGATGACATCCGCGGCGTCGCCCGACAGATCGATTGCCCCCTGGTTTATGTGAATACCCCGGACTATGAAGGTGGCTTGGAAAGCGGCTGGGCGCTTACTGCCAAGGCGCTGATCGATCAGCTCGTCGAACCGCGAAGCGAGATCAATGCCGGCAAGGTCGTGCTGGTCCCGCATGTCAGCATGCAGCCGATTGAGGTCGAAAAACTGAAGGATCTCATAGCCAGCTTTGGTTTCACGGTCGTCGCGGTGCCGGACCTGTCCACCTCGCTGGATGGCCATTTGGGGGAGAAGCAGGCTTCTTTGAGCAGCGGTGGCGTCCAAGTCGCAGAGCTTAAACAGTTGGCGGATGCCGCTTATGTGGTGACGGTTGGGCATTCGGTCAAAGGGGTCGCGGCAATCCTGCAGAAAAAGAATCCGGCGATCCGCCATCAGCATTTCAACCATGTCAGCGGACTGGTCGGAACCGATGCCCTGGTGGGCTGGCTTCTCGAAGTCAGCGGGCGGGACCTCCCTGGTGCGGTGGTGGAACGCTGGCGCAAGCGGCTCCAGGATGCCATGCTCGACAGCCATTTTGCCCTTGGCCAGACACGTTTTCTGGTTGTCGGCGAGCCTGATCATCTGGTGGCTTTATCTGCCTCTCTCAGCGAAGCCGGGGGCACCGTTGCCCTGGCGGTGGCAACCGTGGATTCGCCGGTGCTGAATGAAATCGTTGCGGAAAAAATCATCGTTGGTGACCTGGAAGATGCTGAAAAAATGAGCGACACCTACGAGTTGATCATTGGCAACTGTCATACCGAGGCGCTGGCTCACCGCTACGGGAAGAAAACCGTGATGCGCGGCTTTCCCAATTGGGAACAGGTCGGCAATCCCCTGAAAAACGATATTCTTTATGAGGGGGGAGCCTACTTCCTGTTTGAGATCGCCAATATCGCCAGCCAAATGCATGAAGAACAACAGCAACGGATTGCTGCGCAAATGAAACAGAGCGCTTAACCGAGGTGGGATACCCATGATGAATGAATATTCCGACAATCTCCTGAAATATGTGAATGATCCGAGTCATGTGGGATTTATTGAACAGCCCGATGGGATCGGCGAAACCGGTCTTGACGGGGGTAACGTCGGCAATCGGCTGGCGGTGCGGTTTACCTTGCAGGTGCACCGTGAACGGATCCAGAAAGTGCGCTTTCAAGTGTTCGGCTGCGGTTATACCATTGCGGCCTGTGCTGCTGCTGCGGAACTGTGTGAAGGGCGCAAGCTTCAGGACATCGCCGGGGTGACCAGCGCGGCGATCAATCAGCGCCTCAATTACAGCCTGCCGGCCGAACGGTCCTACTGCGCAGAACTGGCCAGTGAAGCCCTCCACGCTGCGGTTGCCAGTGCTCGGGATGCGGCACGGCCGGTCGCTGTGCAACTGGTTCCCGAACAGCCTGATGGCAGCCCCCGGGTACAAAAGACCGATCCGCTCTACAAGGCGCTACTGGCCGCCAGCGTTCCGGCTTTGTCTCAACCGGAGATTGAGGACCGGCAGATGTTTGCCTGCCTGCTGACCGTAGCCAGTCAGGATTCCTGGCCGCTTCATCCGGCCCTGGGGCTGGATGAGCGAGCCACGGAGCGGATTCTGGCGACTTTTTTCCCTAGTTTCGACAAGACCTTGCTGGAGCGCTATCGGGGCAATAAGTTTCCGCCCCTGCCGGACATCAACGCGGACGTGCAGACCCTGTTACAGGGTTATCTCGACACCGAGGCTTCCGTTCAGGAACGGCAGGCTGGCGAGTTGCTGGTACGCATTTTAGCGGCCAGAGCGTCTTATCCGGGGCATTTATGGGTGGCCATGGGTTTTTTTCAACGTTCTCAGTTGTCGGCTGCGATTCAACGGCACTTACCCAGGTTGGCTGCTGCCAATCACAACAACATGCGCTGGAAGCGGTTCTTCTTCAAACAGGTTTGTGAATTGAACGGGGGCATCCTGTGCAAAAATCCCAATTGTGGTGACTGCAGCGATTATTCCCTCTGTTTTGTCGATGAAGAAGAACCTGTTCTGCAATGACGGAGTAAACCATGGCCCACATTATTTTCTGGGAAAAGCCCGGCTGTTCGGGCAACCGCAAACAAAAGGAAATCCTCCAGGCGTCGGGGCATACCCTGGAGGTGCGTGATCTGCTCACGGAGAAGTGGTCCGCTGCCCGGTTGTGTGAGTTTTTTGGGGCGCGGCCGGTGCGGGAGTGGTTCAATCCGACCCATCCCCAGATCAAGGCCGGTCAATTCAACCCTGCCGCGATCTCGGCCGCCGAAGCTCTGGATTTGATGATCAGGCAGCCGTTGTACATCGTCAGGCCCCTGTTGCAGGTCGATAATGAATGCCTGGCCGGGTTTGATGTCGCGCAGGTGCATAACTGGATCGGCTTGAAACTTGAAGCAGTCGGCGAACGGGATCCGAAAAATTGCCCCTGCGTCGTCAGCACGGGCGAGGCAGGCTGATGTTGACAGAGAAAGGAGATGATTTATGAGCCCTTTGGATGAGGCCCTGGAAAAATATATCGCAGACGACAATGAGCAGGAGCAATACTATCGGCTGGTCCTGTCCACGGATTTTTATGTGCCGCTGGACTCGGCGGACAGCCAACCCGGAGCGTCCCAGCCGGAAGCGGTTACACCATTGCTGGTCGAGGCCGAAGGGAAACCTTATCTGATGTTGTTTGACAGTGAGGAACGACTCTCGTCCTGGGGTAAAAAAGAGCTGTCCTTTGCCGTCCTCTCCGGAGCCGCGTTGGCAGGATTCACTCCCGCCGGGCTGAACTGGGCCATCAATATCGGCAGCGGGTTTGGCAAGGAACTGGTTCCGGATGAAATCAGCTGGTTAAAAGAGCTGGCGGCCATGCCTTAAGTTCGGTCGCCGAGAGCGTCCGGCGCACTTGGCAGGCTGTTGTGCATCAACCTGCCAAGGTCTATTTCTTCTATTTCAACCATTCCGCATATGCCTGGTCGTGAAAACCGATCAGAAACCGCTTGCCCTGCTGCAAAGTCGGAGCGCGCAGGTTGCCGCTCGGTCCCATCACCTGGCGTAGCACTTCCTCTCTGTCGCCTGCCGGATCAGCAAAAATCTGAATTTTTTTGCCCTTGGCAACGATAATCTGCTCTGCTTGGTTGAGTAAATCCCAGGCAGCGTCGTTGTCCATGCGTATTTTACGGGCATCGATGGTTTGCTCGATAGCAATCTTTTCCTGCTCAAGAAACTCCTGAGCTTTCTGGCAGGAGGTTCAGCCTTTGCGAAGATAAGCCCAATCGATCTGCATGATGGTCTCCTGATAAAAGAGGGTTGAGGTGGCAGGTTACGGTGGTTTTCTATCGAAATTTACAATAGGGTGGTGGGTTTGAAAAGAAAAAAGCGGTAGGCTCGCTGTTGCAGCCTACCGCTTTGTCATTCATTGTCTGGTGATTTTGCTCAGCTGGCCAGTTGGCTGGCTTCAAGTTTTTCCAGGTCGATATCCTTACCGATCAAACCGGCGGCATCGGCGCGGCATTGCTTGCAGTGACGCGCCTGCGAGAGGATCAATTCTGCCTGGTTGCGGACCAGCTCCATGGTCAGCTCTGAGGGCGGTTCGACATCCTTGAACAGACCGATGGGGATCACCGGCATGATGTTCATCATATCCGCGCCCAGTTCTCTGACTTTGACGGCCAGATCAAGGGTTTCATGGTCATTGATGCCGGGGATATAGACAT
This genomic window from Pelobacter seleniigenes DSM 18267 contains:
- a CDS encoding nitrogen fixation protein NifQ, whose protein sequence is MMNEYSDNLLKYVNDPSHVGFIEQPDGIGETGLDGGNVGNRLAVRFTLQVHRERIQKVRFQVFGCGYTIAACAAAAELCEGRKLQDIAGVTSAAINQRLNYSLPAERSYCAELASEALHAAVASARDAARPVAVQLVPEQPDGSPRVQKTDPLYKALLAASVPALSQPEIEDRQMFACLLTVASQDSWPLHPALGLDERATERILATFFPSFDKTLLERYRGNKFPPLPDINADVQTLLQGYLDTEASVQERQAGELLVRILAARASYPGHLWVAMGFFQRSQLSAAIQRHLPRLAAANHNNMRWKRFFFKQVCELNGGILCKNPNCGDCSDYSLCFVDEEEPVLQ
- the nifN gene encoding nitrogenase iron-molybdenum cofactor biosynthesis protein NifN, which gives rise to MGEVIRKSVKPLQVNPHKLSQPMGATLAFLGVDCCMPLMHGGQGCASFTKVYFTRHFSEPIALQTTAVTDVTAILDGGDYSIVESIKNIHSKVSPKLIGLHTTGLPETKGDDIRGVARQIDCPLVYVNTPDYEGGLESGWALTAKALIDQLVEPRSEINAGKVVLVPHVSMQPIEVEKLKDLIASFGFTVVAVPDLSTSLDGHLGEKQASLSSGGVQVAELKQLADAAYVVTVGHSVKGVAAILQKKNPAIRHQHFNHVSGLVGTDALVGWLLEVSGRDLPGAVVERWRKRLQDAMLDSHFALGQTRFLVVGEPDHLVALSASLSEAGGTVALAVATVDSPVLNEIVAEKIIVGDLEDAEKMSDTYELIIGNCHTEALAHRYGKKTVMRGFPNWEQVGNPLKNDILYEGGAYFLFEIANIASQMHEEQQQRIAAQMKQSA
- a CDS encoding SseB family protein, which produces MSPLDEALEKYIADDNEQEQYYRLVLSTDFYVPLDSADSQPGASQPEAVTPLLVEAEGKPYLMLFDSEERLSSWGKKELSFAVLSGAALAGFTPAGLNWAINIGSGFGKELVPDEISWLKELAAMP
- the nifE gene encoding nitrogenase iron-molybdenum cofactor biosynthesis protein NifE, which encodes MSAKPKIKDLLDESACEHNKTKKATCNTPTPGATTGGCAIDGAQIALFPFADAAHLVHGPMTCLGGSWETRLTGTSWTGRDLTQMGFTTDININDVVFSGEERLAEAIAYIVSNYSPQAVFVYSTCVTALIGDDLDLVCKQASAQHGIPCVPVHAPGFVGGKNLGSRLAGEAVLRHLVGTLEPEETTPFDINLIGDHNVTGDMWQYKPLLDELGIRVLSTLSGDGRISQIRTAHRARLNVIVCAKALVSLTRKMHEQYGIPWISCSFYGKRDTSNGIMAIAEALGDAALIERTRQLIAREEARLEERLVPYRQVFAGKKAVLNTGGNKAWSIASALQDLGIEVVATSVRKSTEDDKVKAREYLGEKGVLMTTPATQQAKIIDETGADLLLAGGRSLYTAIKKRIAFTDVNQEKKKSYGAYNGLLTLAEDLKNSLQNPVFALVGRKAPWEK